Sequence from the Mycobacterium florentinum genome:
TTGGAATCCCGCGACGATCTTACGGCGGCAATCCTGACGGGTGCCGATGGAACATTCTGCGCCGGAATGGATCTCAAGGCATTCCTGAGAGGCGAATCGCCATCGATCCCGGGACGCGGTTTTGCCGGGCTCACCGAAAGTCCCCCGACGAAGCCGTTGATCGCGGCGGTGGAGGGCTGGGCGCTGGCGGGCGGCTGTGAACTGGCCCTGAGCGCCGACATCGTGGTGGCCAGCACGGCCGCCAAATTCGGTTTGCCCGAAGTCAAGCGAGGACTGGTCGCCGCTGCCGGCGGGCTGCTGCGGCTTCCGAAGGCATTGCCCTACTCCCTGGCGATGTTGACCGCGTTGACGGGCGAACCGATCACTGCCCAAGACGCCGAGCGCCACGGGCTCGTCGCCGTGCTCACCGAGCCGGGCCAAGCGCTCGCGACGGCGCGTGAAGTCGCGACCAAGATCGCCGCGAATGGGCCACTGGCAGTCAAGGCGACGAAGAAGATCCTTGCGCATCAAAGCAACTGGACTGATCTCTCCGCGTTCGAGTGGCAGCTTGCAATCACTTCAGAGGTGCGGAAATCGGCCGATGCCAAGGAAGGTGCGCTGGCCTTCGCGGAGAAGCGCGCACCACAGTGGCAGGGCAAGTAACTTTGGGCCGAGCGTCCTAACCGCCGCTTTGGCTGACACCGGGTTGGCCACCGGGCCCACCATGCCTGGTGTCAGCGGGCCCACCTTGCCTGGTGTCAGATTGTGTGAAGGCGCTTTGCCCGTCGGTGGGTCCGTTGGGATCTTGGGTCAGATCAATGTCGTGGTCAAGGTCGGGCATCATTGGGACCATCCGACAGATCGGATTGAACATCGAGTGACACGGGTCGTAGCCAGGATCGGCGCCCGCGGGAACCGCGAAATTGAGACCGGCCACCACGGTGCCAAGCAGCACGATCGCGGTCTTCCGCAAGGTGGGCATGAAGCCTCCCTCCCCGTCGTCTCAGTGGCAGGCTGACCTTCTCTATGAGATCGGGCCAGTATATTGAGACGTCAAATCTCACACAACCCCGCTGGGTGAGCTACCTGGGCGTCGTTTCGCGAGTCAGCGACTCGTGGCGCTGGGCCTCATCGGCAGCCTGAGTTTCGCGGGCCTCGGAGTTGATGGCCTTGATGAGGAATGTCGTGTTGACGATGAACAGGGCAGTGAAAACCGTCGCCGGCATCCAGAAAACGAACAGTCCGTTCCAGGCGAATGGGCCGGACTTGAAGAACGGCAGCACGGTCGCGGGAGTGAACATCAGCTCGACCCAGATGTTGAAATACGCGAGCCACCGCGGGAACAACGGCTGCGGCCTCTGATCGGACAAGATCGCGAAGGCGAAGGAGAAGTACTGGGGCATGAACGGCGTCCAGGGCATCACCAGCATGATCCAGCTCATGTCATTGAGCATCAGGGTCGCGTCGGGTGAGCGATCGGGACGAAACGCGGTGATCGCGAACATCAGTGCCGGCACCAAAAATGTCACTCCGGCGAATGCGCCGGCGGCCAGCGACGCGTTGACCACCGTGGGATGTACCCCCGGTATCCGCCGCATCTGTCCGGCGATCACCGCGGTAAACCACACATAGAACATCGAGCTGAGGAAGATCAGCCCCGCGCCTAACCTGATGCCGCTGGTGTGAGCCTGATAGTGCGCCGCGATTTGCGCCGCGGACATTCCCGGGGATAGCGGCGGCAGAAAGCCGGCGGCGACGAAACCGCCAAAGAACAGCAGTACACAAATGATGCCACTGAACGCACAGAATTTCTGAAAAGCCGCCTGAGCGTTCACTTTATTGGCCTCGGTTGCCGATGAAGCTGGTCGTGTCCCCGGTAGGGGCCGGCAGGTCAAGGAGCTTCGCAACAAGCTGGCTAGCCGGATTACTTTGCGACATAGGGGATTCCGGCGGCAGCAGTCCGGCGCCGATCATCATGTGCGCGGCGCGGACCATCAGAATGGAAAGTCGGGTGCCGGCCAGCACCTCGTAGTAGTCGAGGTCGCGCAGTGTGTGACCCGTCGTCTGCTCGTAGTAGGCGATCGTCTCGTCGCGGTCGGGAATGCCTGCCGGCAGCTCGAGGCCGACGCCCTCGGTGTGGTGGCGCATCAAGAACAGCCACCAGCCGAGGTCTTGCTCGCGGCTGGCCAGCGTCACCATTTCCCAGTCGAGCACGCCCGCGGCGGCGAGTTCGGCGGAGAAGATGATGTTGCCCACCCGGGCATCGCCCCAGTTGAGCACCTTGGGTTCGTCATGCTCGGGACGGTGCTCGTCCAACCAGCGCAGCGCCGCGTCCAGCGTCGGGTTCGGCTCGCCCTCGGCGGCCCAATCGAAGGTGCGTCGCCAATGGGCGAGGCCCGCGTCGAGACCGCTTTGGTTTTCCGGTGTATCAAGGAAATCCAATCCGAGCGCTCGCCAGTCCACGTGGTGAATCTGTGCCAGCACGTCGAGGCTGTTGTGCCACATCCGCTGTCGCTGATCCGGTGTCAGGTCGAGCACCCATCCGGCCGCGGTGAACGGCGGGTCGTCGGCGGGGATGCGGCCGTCGATCCGCTGCATGACCAAGAAGGGCGACCCGAAGACGGCGGGGTCCTCTTCGTAGAAGTAGACCTGGGGCACCGGTACCGGCGTGTGGTCGGCAAGCGCTTTGATGACGGTCGCTTCCTTGCTCAAGTCGTAGTCGGGAAACACGCCGGGGCCGTCGGGCTGTACGCGCGCGACCATGCCCCGCGTCTGCTCACCCTCGGCGTCGCGCCAGTTCGCCGTGAAAAGAACCGTCTCATTGGACAACCCCCCTGCGCCGGGTACCTGGACATCGGTCACGGTGATGTCCTGTGCATCGGGATGTTTCGATGCCAGCCAATCGGCGAGCCGCTTGGCGGCCAACTCGGTGTCGATAATGTTCTTCAGGGCCATTGCTTGCTCCTCTTTGAGTCAAATGCCTGCGGGACAACGCGTCATGGATGAACGGTGGCCAGCGCTCGGCGCTTCATCTTCCGCTGGTATTCGTCGAACCAAATCTCTTGATACGTCGAGTGAGTGGTGCGGCCTTGTTCGTCGGTCCAGCGGTACACGCTGTCGTGGAACGAGGTGTTGGGCCAGGCCGGCAGCGGCGCGCACGCGATTGCCTCACCCTCGAACCGGTACAGCTCTCCGGTTTCGTCCTCGGCGGCGATCTCCTGGCGCATGGGGAGGTGAATGCGTGGGTGATACTCGAAGACGTTGCGGCGCACCCACTTAATCGATCGGGTTTCCTCGCCGCGCTGAATCCAGGCGTAGTGATGCGATGGACGATCCCCGACGTCATAGAGGCCGGCCCAGGCGGGGTCCGTATCCAGCGGTTCGAAACTGATTTGGTTGAAGATGAGATCGGGGCCGAAGTACATCGGCGACCAGCCGACGGGCGGAACCGGCACCGCGCCACGGCGTTCCACCCGGATCTGGCGCCAGGAGCGGTCGCGCGGGGCGTAACAGTCGACGGGATAGGTCGTGCCGTCCAGCACCAATTCACCGGTCATGTGCATGAATTGCTCGGTGCCGCCGGGCTCGCGTGCCACGTCGTGATGGTCTTCCTCGCCCGGCATCACATGTCCTCGGGCCAGTAGCGGGGTTACGGCTTCGGCGACGACGTCGACGGAGGTGGCACCGTCACCGCTGCGGTAGGTGATCCGCGCGGTCCGGCCCGGCTCCAGGAAGTCGATGGTCAGGCCGTTGTCGGTGGTGATCGTGTTGCCCTCGATCCGCGGCCACGGCATCGTGACCTCGTAATCGAGGAATGCCATGTCGGTGTGTTCGACATTGTCGGTGCCCTGGAAGATGCAGACGCCACCCTGCGACAGCGGGAACGCCGGCTGGTAACGAATGTAAAGGAAGGCGCCGATCGCCGCTTCGGGAATGCTGAAGCCGAAGTAGTGGGTATGGATCAGATGCGGATCCCAGTGCTCGCCGGCCGCCGGCAGCGGCAGCAGCAGGTCGGTGTCACCGGAATGTGTGCCAAGCGCCATGCCTGTTTCGCTCCTATGCCTTGACGGATTGCGGAATTGTCGGCTCCGCGGGCGATCCCGAGATTGCTTTGGGCTTGTGCCACAACGCCTCCGACTGCGGGTGTGTCGGCTCGCCGCGACCGCGCATCGTCACATCGCCGCTCCGTCAGCTGTGAGCCAGTTCACCCCCGTGGGTCTAAGCTAACAAACAATGAATATGATTTCAAGGGTGAAACTTAATTCATTCGGTAATAATCCGGGTGTGAAGTCCGAGACCGAGGCCAAGGCGACGACGCGCGTCGAACGCCAGCGGCTGCGCACCCGCCGCCTGCTGCTGGACGCCGGCCGGACGCTGATCGCCGCCAAAGGGGTTGCGAGCCTGCGCATCCAGGACATCACCGAAGAGGCGGATGTTGCGCTGGGCTCCTTCTACAACTACTTCCAGTCCAAGGAGGAGCTCCTCGAGGCGGTGATCACCGAGAGTTTGTCCGACTTGACGTCGGCGATCATCACCGATGTCGAGGACGACACCGACCCGGCCGAGGTCGTGGCACGGGCCAATCTTCGCGTCATTCGGCTCGCCTACGACGAGCCCGACTTCGCCCGGTTGATCGTCAACATCGGGCACTCCGAGGAACTGTTCGGCGACGCCGTCCACAACCCCGCGCGCATCGCGGTCGAGCGCGGAATCGAAAGCGGCCGTTTCGTCGTCGCCGACATCGAGGTCTTGCTCACCGCGGTGATCGGCGGCGCCTTCGCCCTCATTCGGGAAATACTCAACGGTCGTCATGGCGCGAGCGCCCACCAGGCCTTTGCCCGTCATGTGTTGGGATCACTTGGGTTGTCACCAACAGAGGCCGAAGCGATCGTCACCGCGGCGGCCGACCGGGAGTAGCTACGCGCCGCGGCCCCTGAATTGGTGGACATCGCTTCTACTTTTAGCGGCTCAAGCTTGGCCACGGGCGGATCCGTAGATCAGCCGCCAGCCGGCCTCTGAGATCGACCGAGCGAACTTTTTGTCGGCCGAAGCGGGGGCGGTGGCTATGTGCTGTGCGGTGAGCCGTTCGAACCCGTAGACGATGAACTTCGCGATCGTCTGCGCATCGAGGTCAGCGGCCACCGAGCCATCGCGCTGCCCGTTGCTGATCCTCGTCTGCATCACGGTGACGACGGCTTGCATCCGATCGTCCCAGATTGCTGCTAGTTCGGGTTGGTATGCTGCGGCTTCAAAATAAGCCCGCAACAGCGGCGCGTGCTCGCGCCAGACCCGCACGGTGTTCCAATGCGCGGCGGCCATGGATTCCAGTCCGCCCGTACCGGCGGCCCAGGCGCACGCCGTGTCGAACAGGTCGGCCGTCGCGTCGGCAACGACCCTGCGCAACAGATCGGTCTTGTCGGCAAAGTTCTTGTAAAACGCCGACCGTGCGACACCGGCTTCCTCGCAGATCCGCTGGATCCCCAAGCTGGTGACGCTCTCCCCGGCCGAGAGGCAGCGCACGGTTGCGTCGATGACGTCACGGGTAACACCGTTGCGGCGAGTCCGGCCACTGGAAACCTTGCGCGTTGACACCCGGGAATTTTAACGTGCCCCTCCAATTAATAGACAGTATGTCTCTTTATGGGTAGGGTGACGGCCATGTTCCCTTCTGTTGCGGGCAATCCGCTGGCCACAATTGAGCAGCGTGACGGCGAAGCTCTTGCCATGCGCGCCTTTGCAACTGATGCGGTAGCCCAGGCACGCGAGCTGGTGGCAATGCGCTGGAAAACCCTCGCCGGGCGAGGCGCTCCGCAAGAGGCGTGGGGACTTCGGTTCGACGAGCTGGTCGACGAGTTCGCGTTCAACTACTGCCTCAAGGCGGCTGCCGGGGACGCCAACTACCCGATCGCGTTGGGGATGCACTACTGCCCTCCACACGAGTGGTTCGGCACGAAGGTGCCCGGTTCACGCGGTTCGGGAGGCGATGGGCCCGACCAGCACTACGTGCTGGTGCCGGTCAGCTACGGCGCCCATTACGAGATCGAGGGCCAACGTTTCGACCCAGTGCCCGCCGACATTCCCTTGACAGTCATCGGAAACCCCTCGATCACAATGACATTGGGCAGTCTAGATCTGTTGGGCATCAAGGTCGGCGACGACGGCCGGTATCGATTGACTGTTGGCCCGGAACCGGCGAATGGCGATCCCAACCACGTACACGTTCCTCCGGGCGCCCTGTACCTGTTCAATCGGGAATGCCGATCGGATTGGCGCCAGGTGCCCGGCAGTTGGACCGTACGCAGGCTTGACCCACCCAGTGCGCCGCAGTGGACCGAGGAGCAAGTGGCCGCCCGCGCGGCAGCCATGATGGTCGAAGACGTGCCGCCCATGTACTGGTTCCTCAGCCTCTTCGACAACATGGAACCCAACACGGTGTCCCCGCTGTTCAATACCGGCCGGGTTGGCGGGCTTGTCTCGCAGACAATCATGTTCGCCCGCCTGCTGATCGACGAATCGCATGCTTTCGTCTTCACGATCGGCCCCGCTGATGCGCCGTATCGCAACATCGTCCTGCACGACTACTGGTTTCGCACCATCGACTATTGGGAGCGGCAGAGCTGCCTGAACAACGGGCAGTCGGTGCCCAACTCCGACGGCTCGGTCACTTACGTTGTCGCTCAGGAAGATCCAGGAGTAGCCAACTGGCTGGACCCCTGCGGCTACTCGCACCTGCTGGTGGTCAACCGCTGGCAGGGCATGCGCGGGGGAGAAGAACCGACCGCCGCTGGCCGGCATGTCCCGATAGCCGACCTGGAATCCGCGCTGCCCACCGATGTGCCTCGTGTGACACCGGAAGAGCGAGCCGCGCACTTGCGTGAGCGACGCGAAACTTTTCTGCTGCGTTTCTCCAGTGAAGGGGCATCATGAACGAACGAACCTCGCAATGGGAGCCGCCGGCACGGCCCGAGTGGGTTCAGCGCATCAACGAAGAGGGTGCGCAGATGAACATCAAAGGCGTTGTGCCGCTGGATCCGGAGTCGTTGATCTCCGGCGCTCAACGCACCACCGGACTGACCGATTTCGGCGATGATCTCTGGCGCGAACCGCTCGAGATCTTATGCAAGTCGATGGACGAGGAAGCCGACCTCAATCTGATGGGCAGGTTGCGAACCCGTTCTGAGATGTTGCAATTGCTCGAGGGGCGATTGCAGATCGAGGACTGGTACGCCCGGCATCCCGAAATCGACGACGAAGTGGTCAGCGAACCGATCTTCGTGATCGGACAGGGTCGCTCGGGGACCACGATGCTGGTGAACATCCTCGATCGCCATCCCGACAATTGTGCGCCGAAACACTGGGAGATCATCTTCCCGTGTCCACCTCCGGAAGCCGCCAGCTACGAGACCGACCCGCGGATCGAGCGCGGGCATTTCCTGATCGACCAATGGAACCGAGTCACGCCGACCATAGTGTCGATGCACGAATTTGCCGGCTGGCTGCCGATGGAGTGCTGCCAGATCCTCGGATTCGCCTTTCGTTCCTCGACGTGGTTCGACAGCCTTGGTCAGGTACCCAGCTATCAGGCGTGGCTGGCGGGCCAGGATCCACGTATCGCGCTGGCTTATCACAAGCGTGTCCTCAAGCTCTTGCAGTGGCGAAATCCCCGCCAGCACTGGGTCTTGAAAGACCCCATGCACCTCGATCGCATGCCCGAGATGCTCGAGGTATACCCGGATGCCCGGTTTGTCTGGCCGCACCGCGATCCGACCCGGGCGCTCGCATCGGCGGTCAGCCTGCTGGGGACCGTGCAATGGGGCCGAACGGACCATCCGTTCCAGTTCGGTGCGTTCGACTACGTCACCGACCCTAACCTGTCCGCAACGCGCTTCAACGCCGTGATCGATCAGATCGATTCCGGTGCCATCCCGAAAGATCGCTTGCACCACATGCTTTACGCCGATCTGGTCGACGACCCCATTGCCGCGATCGCTGCGATGTACGGTGCGTTCGGTCTGGAGCTGACCCAGGCCGGTCGCGACGCGATGCAGCACTACGTCGATACCAATCCCAGGGGTACCAGGCCGGTGCACAAGCTGAATCTCGGTACCGACGAGATGAACTCTCGCGACCGGATCGCATTCGCGCGCTACCAGGAATACTTCGCAATTCCGTTCGAGTAGACCGGAATTCAGGCCTGACGCCTAACCGGTGCTCACGCGAAATGCTAAGCGGCTGAACGTGCCGCACCTGCATCGGATGCCGCCTCGTCACGAATGGCCCGCAATAGGACGATGGTCATCACGATGTACCAGACACCAAAGACGGCCGCGGGTATCCAGAACCCGATCACGCCGGTCCACGCGAAGGGACCCGTCTTGAAGAAGATGATCATGCTCGCCGGAAGCAGCAACAGCGCGACCCACAGATTGAAGAAACCGAGCCAGCGCGGGAACACCGGCGCTGCGCTGCGGTCGTGGAAGATCGCCACGATGAGCGCGCCGAGCTGGCCGAAGATCGGGGGCCACGGGAGGATGAGCATCACGTAGGACAGATCGTTGACGAGCTTCGTCAGTTCCGGTGGGCGTTCAGGCCGAAACAACCCACCGATGAACAACAGCATCGGGATGATCAGCACGACGGTGACGATGATCCCGGAGGCGAACTGCAGAATTGCCAGACTGGGCACGCGCAACTCGGTGCGCCGGATCTGCATGCTGATCGCGAAGAAGAAGGGGATCGTCAAGAAGATGCCGATCAACGCGAGCAGCGTTCCAAGCCGGTGGACGCTGACGCTCTCGCCGTAGGCCGCCGCCACCTGCTCAGCTTGGTATGATGGTGGTATGAGCGGAATGAATCCGCCCATCAAGCCCCATCCGCCGAACAACAGGACCACAAACGCGGGACCACACCACGCGCAGAAAGTCTGGATCCGGCGCGACAATTCGATGTCACGCAGCAGCGCATCGGGCGCTGTCATTGCTTCCTTTGGTCCCGAATCGCTGTCTGGGCGGCGAGCTTGCCCGGCAGTGCGCACACCCCGCCCACGGGGTGGGTGCCGGCGCCACTGAGGTAGAGCCCCTTGACCGGTGTCCGATAGCCGCCCAGTCCGGCTGCGGGCTTCAGCGGCCCGAACCGCGTGATCAGCGGGTCGACGTGGTAGACGTTGCCCGCGGGGGCATTGAACCTCGTTTCGAGGTCGGGTCCGCCGAGTACGGCCCGATCGATCTCGAGCTTGTCGAGTCCCTCGTAATACTGTGCGGTATCCCGCAATACAGCGTCGCCGACCTTGTCACGGACGTCGTCCCATGGCTCTTCCGGTGTCACCGGGATAACGCCGGACCACAGCCACAAATTGTCACGTCCCTCGGGCGCCTGGGTGGGATCCACCGCGGTGGGGATGATCGCGCAGCTCACCGGCACCGGGTCGGGCCATTGGCCACGAACAACGGCGTTCCAGGCATCGTCCTGTTCCTTGAGGGTGTGCCAGGCAATGAGGTACTTGCGGAGGTCCAGGCCGTCGCCGCGCCAATCCTCATGCTTCTTCATCGTCACGCGGCCCTCGAGGGCGACGTTGATCTTCAGCGACGTCGCATGCGTCTTCCGAATCGGAATGTCCTTGGCGCGCGCGGAAAGTTTAGTATCCAGCGTGCCTTCCGGCAGCAGTTCGTTGAGCGTGACGACCGGGTTGCAGGTCGTCAGAACGCCCTTGCGCGCCGCGACGAACTGGCCGGATTCCAGCTGCACGCCCGTCACCCGGTCGTTGGATACGGCAAGCTGCTGCACTCGGGTATCGGTGTGTACGGTGCCGCCCAGCGCGGTGAGGCAGCGATGCAGCGCAGCGGGCAGCGCGCCGGTGCCGCCGACCGGCATTGCGTTCGCAACCTTTTGCACGACACCGAGATAGATCATCGCCCAGGCGGTCGCGTCGAGGCGCATCTGCGAGAAGGCGGCCATGGCTGCCAGCGCGCCCTTGGGCAGTTCGGTTTCGAAGGTTTCCTCGAGGAATTCGGTGTGTGACGCGGTGATCATGTTCCGCAGCCCGGCGATCTTCTTGAGGTGGCGAGTGGCGCCGAACAAAGAGCCGGCCATCTCGCGATTGAACGGGCGCAGTGGATGCGACTTCATGTAGGCCACGACCACATCCATGATCGGGTCCAGCGCATTGGCCATGTCCAGCCACGCTCGAGCGTCTTTCGGTGAAAAGCGCCGCAGTTCGTCGGCGGTGCGACTGGCGTCCTTCCAGATCGCCAGCGAGCTTCCATCCGGTGCCAACTGGATGTGTGCGGGGTCCACCGAGATTCGTCGCAGCCCGTACTTGTGTAGCTCGAGGTCCTCGGCCACGCCGGAGAGCTGGAAGATCCCGGTCAACTGGATCGCGCCCTCGTTGAAGTAGTGGCCCGGAGCCTTCGCCAGGGTGGCGTTGGTGGAGGTCATGCCGCCAACGGTGGGCGACGCTTCCAAGACGGCCACCCGAAATCCAGCCCGGGCCAGGTAACACGCGGCAGTCAACCCGTTGTGTCCGGCTCCGATGATCAAGTAGTCGGCGTCGGTGGGCAGATTATTTTCCGTCATATCTGTGATCCTGATCGAACTCGATTACAAAATCAAGATTGAGATAGCGATCGAATGCGATACTGCTGTCGTGACACTTCCCGCTGCCCCGATGGGGCGCCGCGATCGGCGAAAGGCCGAGGCCCGGCAACGGCTCCTCAACGCGGCCCATCGGCTGATCGCCGAGAACGGGGTGGCGGACCTTCGAATCGGCGATGTCACCGATCTTGCCGATCTGGGCTTCGGCACCTTTTACACCTATTTCCCGTCCAAGGACGCGCTCCTCGAGGCGGTCGTGGCCGACTTGCTGGCGGGCCTGGCCGCGAGGATTGGTTCCGACGCGCTCGAGTTCGCCGACCCCGCCGAGGCGGCGTCGGCGTCCTACCGGCGTTTTCTGCGGTTCAGTCGGGACGAACCCGAACTGGCCCGGGTGTTGGTCGAGCTCGACCGGGTCAATGCGATTTTCGAGGACGCCGTGACACCGTGGGCGATGGAGACCCTGGCCCGCGGCCGCAAGTCTGGCCGATTCGCTATCGACGATCTGGAGCTGGCCCTGACATCTATTGTGGGTGCCGCGCTGGCCGCCATCCGGTCGATCCTGGCCGGCC
This genomic interval carries:
- a CDS encoding TetR/AcrR family transcriptional regulator, giving the protein MSTRKVSSGRTRRNGVTRDVIDATVRCLSAGESVTSLGIQRICEEAGVARSAFYKNFADKTDLLRRVVADATADLFDTACAWAAGTGGLESMAAAHWNTVRVWREHAPLLRAYFEAAAYQPELAAIWDDRMQAVVTVMQTRISNGQRDGSVAADLDAQTIAKFIVYGFERLTAQHIATAPASADKKFARSISEAGWRLIYGSARGQA
- a CDS encoding phosphotransferase family protein — protein: MALKNIIDTELAAKRLADWLASKHPDAQDITVTDVQVPGAGGLSNETVLFTANWRDAEGEQTRGMVARVQPDGPGVFPDYDLSKEATVIKALADHTPVPVPQVYFYEEDPAVFGSPFLVMQRIDGRIPADDPPFTAAGWVLDLTPDQRQRMWHNSLDVLAQIHHVDWRALGLDFLDTPENQSGLDAGLAHWRRTFDWAAEGEPNPTLDAALRWLDEHRPEHDEPKVLNWGDARVGNIIFSAELAAAGVLDWEMVTLASREQDLGWWLFLMRHHTEGVGLELPAGIPDRDETIAYYEQTTGHTLRDLDYYEVLAGTRLSILMVRAAHMMIGAGLLPPESPMSQSNPASQLVAKLLDLPAPTGDTTSFIGNRGQ
- a CDS encoding DUF7064 domain-containing protein; amino-acid sequence: MALGTHSGDTDLLLPLPAAGEHWDPHLIHTHYFGFSIPEAAIGAFLYIRYQPAFPLSQGGVCIFQGTDNVEHTDMAFLDYEVTMPWPRIEGNTITTDNGLTIDFLEPGRTARITYRSGDGATSVDVVAEAVTPLLARGHVMPGEEDHHDVAREPGGTEQFMHMTGELVLDGTTYPVDCYAPRDRSWRQIRVERRGAVPVPPVGWSPMYFGPDLIFNQISFEPLDTDPAWAGLYDVGDRPSHHYAWIQRGEETRSIKWVRRNVFEYHPRIHLPMRQEIAAEDETGELYRFEGEAIACAPLPAWPNTSFHDSVYRWTDEQGRTTHSTYQEIWFDEYQRKMKRRALATVHP
- a CDS encoding TetR/AcrR family transcriptional regulator; this translates as MISRVKLNSFGNNPGVKSETEAKATTRVERQRLRTRRLLLDAGRTLIAAKGVASLRIQDITEEADVALGSFYNYFQSKEELLEAVITESLSDLTSAIITDVEDDTDPAEVVARANLRVIRLAYDEPDFARLIVNIGHSEELFGDAVHNPARIAVERGIESGRFVVADIEVLLTAVIGGAFALIREILNGRHGASAHQAFARHVLGSLGLSPTEAEAIVTAAADRE
- a CDS encoding phytoene desaturase family protein, translated to MTENNLPTDADYLIIGAGHNGLTAACYLARAGFRVAVLEASPTVGGMTSTNATLAKAPGHYFNEGAIQLTGIFQLSGVAEDLELHKYGLRRISVDPAHIQLAPDGSSLAIWKDASRTADELRRFSPKDARAWLDMANALDPIMDVVVAYMKSHPLRPFNREMAGSLFGATRHLKKIAGLRNMITASHTEFLEETFETELPKGALAAMAAFSQMRLDATAWAMIYLGVVQKVANAMPVGGTGALPAALHRCLTALGGTVHTDTRVQQLAVSNDRVTGVQLESGQFVAARKGVLTTCNPVVTLNELLPEGTLDTKLSARAKDIPIRKTHATSLKINVALEGRVTMKKHEDWRGDGLDLRKYLIAWHTLKEQDDAWNAVVRGQWPDPVPVSCAIIPTAVDPTQAPEGRDNLWLWSGVIPVTPEEPWDDVRDKVGDAVLRDTAQYYEGLDKLEIDRAVLGGPDLETRFNAPAGNVYHVDPLITRFGPLKPAAGLGGYRTPVKGLYLSGAGTHPVGGVCALPGKLAAQTAIRDQRKQ
- a CDS encoding crotonase/enoyl-CoA hydratase family protein — encoded protein: MTDTVLVDTADRVMVITINRPQAKNAIDSSVATGIAAAIDDLESRDDLTAAILTGADGTFCAGMDLKAFLRGESPSIPGRGFAGLTESPPTKPLIAAVEGWALAGGCELALSADIVVASTAAKFGLPEVKRGLVAAAGGLLRLPKALPYSLAMLTALTGEPITAQDAERHGLVAVLTEPGQALATAREVATKIAANGPLAVKATKKILAHQSNWTDLSAFEWQLAITSEVRKSADAKEGALAFAEKRAPQWQGK
- a CDS encoding TetR/AcrR family transcriptional regulator produces the protein MTLPAAPMGRRDRRKAEARQRLLNAAHRLIAENGVADLRIGDVTDLADLGFGTFYTYFPSKDALLEAVVADLLAGLAARIGSDALEFADPAEAASASYRRFLRFSRDEPELARVLVELDRVNAIFEDAVTPWAMETLARGRKSGRFAIDDLELALTSIVGAALAAIRSILAGRLPPGPKTESRGAEMMLRGFGVDPASAREIARRKLP
- a CDS encoding sulfotransferase family protein: MNERTSQWEPPARPEWVQRINEEGAQMNIKGVVPLDPESLISGAQRTTGLTDFGDDLWREPLEILCKSMDEEADLNLMGRLRTRSEMLQLLEGRLQIEDWYARHPEIDDEVVSEPIFVIGQGRSGTTMLVNILDRHPDNCAPKHWEIIFPCPPPEAASYETDPRIERGHFLIDQWNRVTPTIVSMHEFAGWLPMECCQILGFAFRSSTWFDSLGQVPSYQAWLAGQDPRIALAYHKRVLKLLQWRNPRQHWVLKDPMHLDRMPEMLEVYPDARFVWPHRDPTRALASAVSLLGTVQWGRTDHPFQFGAFDYVTDPNLSATRFNAVIDQIDSGAIPKDRLHHMLYADLVDDPIAAIAAMYGAFGLELTQAGRDAMQHYVDTNPRGTRPVHKLNLGTDEMNSRDRIAFARYQEYFAIPFE